One Pelodiscus sinensis isolate JC-2024 unplaced genomic scaffold, ASM4963464v1 ctg34, whole genome shotgun sequence DNA segment encodes these proteins:
- the IRF2BP1 gene encoding interferon regulatory factor 2-binding protein 1, with product MASVQASRRQWCYLCDLPKMPWAMIWDFSEAVCRGCVNFEGADRIEFLIETARQLKRSHAMQDARSPGPQAVKHAKDGGALERYERARGPGDYTLSPRLPNGLARVEDGGPEGSRQSPTARRALIGAVPPSLGLMGAPQGLLAAVSGLGARGPALGLAAASPLLGELGKARAAYGGDYEKEKQRNAECLAELSEALRGRAEEWPGKPKAVREQLLALSACAPFNVRFKKDHALVGRIFAFDAAARPGYEFELKLFVEYPCGSGSVYAGVLALAKQMFHDCVKDPGKVISSGYKYLEYEKRHGTGDWRLLGELFTEGVRFFREPPAPEALPQQFLDSSCAMLPSALVRAMPPRAVMRRRKASPEPEGEGTAAGKLTGEEQQQRQNWLPQSSAGIYSPGMAHLAAPAGQAPVPEGAPRNDPSPITALKNVADTLGAGQSPKDANPVHSTTARQNSASPASPAASAPHRLVPRNGEPGPASSSSSSSSGAHSSGSADPTGAQSTPDSSGGSNSAPLCCTICHERLEDTHFVQCPSVPGHKFCFPCSRDFIKAQGAAGEVYCPSGEKCPLAGSNVPWAFMQGEIATILAGDVRVKKERDP from the coding sequence atggccTCGGTGCAGGCCTCCCGCCGGCAATGGTGTTACTTGTGCGACCTGCCCAAGATGCCGTGGGCCATGATCTGGGATTTCAGCGAGGCCGTGTGCCGGGGCTGCGTCAACTTCGAGGGGGCCGACCGCATCGAGTTCCTCATCGAGACGGCGCGGCAGCTGAAGCGCAGCCACGCCATGCAGGACGCCCGCTCGCCGGGGCCCCAGGCCGTCAAGCATGCCAAGGACGGCGGGGCCCTGGAGCGCTACGAGCGGGCCCGGGGGCCCGGCGACTACACCCTGAGCCCCCGGCTGCCCAACGGCCTGGCCCGCGTGGAGGACGGGGGGCCCGAGGGCAGCCGGCAGAGCCCCACCGCCCGGCGGGCGCTGATCGGCGccgtgccccccagcctggggctgatGGGGGCGCCGCAGGGCTTGCTGGCGGCCGTCTCGGGGCTGGGGGCCCGGGGGCCCGCCCTGGGCTTGGCGGCCGCCTCGCccctgctgggggagctgggcaaGGCGCGGGCAGCCTACGGCGGCGACTACGAGAAGGAGAAGCAGCGGAACGCCGAGTGCCTGGCGGAGCTGAGCGAGGCCCTGCGGGGCCGGGCGGAGGAGTGGCCGGGCAAGCCCAAGGCGGTgcgggagcagctgctggccctgtCGGCCTGCGCCCCCTTCAACGTGCGCTTCAAGAAGGACCACGCCTTGGTGGGGCGCATCTTCGCCTTCGACGCCGCCGCCCGGCCCGGCTACGAGTTCGAGCTGAAGCTCTTCGTCGAGTACCCGTGCGGCTCGGGCAGCGTCTACGCCGGCGTGCTGGCCTTGGCCAAGCAGATGTTCCACGACTGCGTGAAGGACCCGGGCAAGGTGATCTCCTCCGGCTACAAGTACCTGGAGTACGAGAAGCGGCACGGCACCGGGGACTGGCGCCTGCTGGGGGAGCTCTTCACCGAGGGCGTCCGGTTCTTccgcgagccccccgcccccgaggccctgccccagcaGTTCCTAGACAGCAGCTGCGCCATGCTGCCGAGTGCCCTGGTGCGGGCCATGCCGCCCCGGGCCGTCATGCGGCGCCGCAAGGCCTCCCCGGAGCCGGAGGGCGAGGGGACCGCGGCGGGGAAGCTGACGGGCGAGGAGCAGCAGCAAAGGCAGAACTGGCTTCCCCAAAGCTCGGCTGGGATCTACTCGCCGGGTATGGCCCATCTTGCCGCGCCCGCCGGCCAGGCCCCGGTGCCCGAGGGCGCCCCGCGCAACGACCCCTCGCCCATCACCGCGCTGAAGAACGTGGCCGACACGCTGGGGGCCGGGCAGTCGCCGAAGGATGCCAACCCCGTCCATTCCACCACGGCCCGGCAAAACAGCGCCAGCCCTGCCTCGCCTGCCGCCTCTGCCCCGCACCGGCTGGTACCACGCAACGGCGAGCCGGGGCCAGcatcgtcctcctcctcttcttcctccggGGCCCACTCGTCCGGCAGCGCCGACCCCACGGGCGCCCAGAGCACGCCCGACTCTTCGGGGGGGTCCAACAGCGCCCCGCTCTGCTGCACCATTTGCCACGAGCGCCTGGAAGACACCCACTTTGTGCAGTGCCCCTCGGTGCCCGGCCACAAGTTCTGCTTCCCTTGCTCCCGTGATTTCATCAAAGCCCAGGGGGCGGCCGGCGAGGTATATTGCCCCAGTGGGGAGAAgtgccccctggctggctccaacGTGCCCTGGGCCTTCATGCAGGGAGAGATTGCCACCATCCTGGCCGGAGACGTCCGAGTCAAAAAGGAGCGGGATCCGTGA